The Natronoarchaeum mannanilyticum nucleotide sequence TCGGGTCCGCGACGCCGCCCAGGTGGGGCGGGAGCGTCGCTGCCAGGAAGATGATGATCCCGACGAAGAAGCTGACGATCGAGAGGTTGCGGATCGTCTCGTGGGGCCAGGCCGGGAAGCCCAGCACGTCGCGCTCGACGTAGTCGGACTCCTGTCGGAGATCCTGGTCCTCGCGGCGGGCCCGCTCGAAGTACTCGTAGGTCAGCCGGGAGAGCCCCTGCGTGCGCTCCTTTCGCTCGCGCCACGTGGGCGTCTCGTCGTCCGGCGGGACGATGCCAGTGCCGCTGCCGTCAGTTCTGGGTTCGGATTCGTCGTCGGTCATGATGTTAGTGGGGTTCGGCGATGCCCTGCATCCACACGATGCCGACGTGGAGCGCGATCAGCGCCGTCACGACGAACGGCATCAGGAACACGTGGATGATGTACATTCGCATCAACGTCGGCTGTCCGAGCGAGAACCCGCCGAAGACCAGCTGGGCCGCCCACTCGCCGACCAGCGGGACGGATCGAGCCATCTCGATGCCGATGGTACCGGCCCACAGCGCGAGCTGGTTCCACGGCAGGAGGTAGCCGCTGTAGCCAAAGAGGAGCGTCAGCAGGATCAGCAGGACGCCCAGCAGCCAGTTGAGCTCGCGGGGCTCCTTGTACGCGCCCGTGAAGTAGACGCGCAGCATGTGGAGGAACACGCCGGCGATCATGAACTGGGCCGCCCAGCGGTGGATGCTCCGGAGCATGTACCCGAAGTTGAGCTCCGCCAGGATGAACAGCATCTGGTCGTACGCGAGCGCGTAGTCGGCGCCCTCGGCCGTGATGGTGCCCGGCGCGTAGTAGAATCCCAGTAGCGCGCCC carries:
- a CDS encoding cytochrome b; its protein translation is MSLEKKDDFDHESWLETKDLSAIEKSYLVTLMWLDKRLRIVDYLELLEDMYYKMNLQMPKSHTEQYDLDNKFWYWYPLYSLGSLSIVAYVVLAITGALLGFYYAPGTITAEGADYALAYDQMLFILAELNFGYMLRSIHRWAAQFMIAGVFLHMLRVYFTGAYKEPRELNWLLGVLLILLTLLFGYSGYLLPWNQLALWAGTIGIEMARSVPLVGEWAAQLVFGGFSLGQPTLMRMYIIHVFLMPFVVTALIALHVGIVWMQGIAEPH